The genomic window TATCTGACCTGCCCCCatctcagtctaacactacaaggatacaggaggatgtgagggcatctgacacagggatacaggaggatgggagggcatctgacacagggacacaggaagatggaagggcatctgacacagggatatttactgtatttagttgtttatttaatctttCTTGTTAACCATTTTTGTGCAGTCATTTGCATATAAATTAGACTTAGATTTTTACTCCATATGCTCTCGCCAAACCAACTCTCTCTCTAAATGCAGGTTTGTTGATGAGTTATATGTGACTGTAATATTTcttcagattttaaaatgtcacgAAACTTAATCTCGTTTGACCCTGAATCTTTTTCTGAACTGTAAAAATCTGACGTATGACGTTTGTAACCCCGATGCTGTAGTGTCCGCGGTGCTGAAATTCACCTCGAGCTTATTTCCatcacaaaatacataaatttcATTGAGCAGAGGCCGCTGTGTGGGTTCACTACGCCATCTAGAGGACTAAGTGTGAAGGTGCACTTGATTTGGGAGGCACAAGGCCACGTGCGAATCTTTTTAATATATTAGTGCGCATGACTTCTACTCGGACTTCATCTGGTGGAATCAAacctgctgtaaatataaattatagttttgcaCGAAGAAGTTGAAAAAACCTCCGGTATTGGCCCTGCGTGCGACatggttgccaggtaacagTGATGATATAATCGTGATAACGACCCTGACcgtgttttagtaaaataatcatttaaaaacatggtctggtggcatcacctccgtatttccatggagacctcGAGTAAAATGCCACACTGTTGAACATTCAGGCCACATCtataatgaaacaaacaaatggcaGGGTCCGTGGTGCAACTTTTCTATTAAAAGTGCtcatatttaaaaacattactgTAAAAATCTTTAAACACGTGACAAAATAAATGAAGTAGTTCTTTGTTTTCCAGCAGAGGTACATGTTGCGTAAATCTCTTCGGCTCCGGGACTGGCCCCTCTCTCGCCTCTTGTCGGTCCTGGTGTGTAACTGCAGTCTTATCTCCGGGGGCGTGGAGGCGCGGgtgtgttaataataataataataataataataataataataataataataataataataataataataataataatgaactaTGTATTTCTCTACTTTTTCTTCTGCCTGATGACGCTGGAGCTGTCCACACCTCAGTGTTGAAACCAGAGCACTCCTCTTTGTAGCATCTTTATGAGCTCGTGGATAAGTCATTTTTAAGTGAATTTTAAGAGATAAGGAAAAGATGAAATACAGGAGCATAAATACAAGTAACCAAAGCGGAAGCAGAACTCAAACTGTGAACaactgtgaaatgttttaaaaaataaataaaaaaaagtaacataaaTATCGCCTCAGATACAATACTCCACTAATCCAGAGCAGATTCACTTAAACTGCGCCTGTGACCAATCATGACGTCAGGGGGTGGAGGAGAGCGCGCGCGGTGGGCTGCGTGCCACGTGGGATCAGCCTGAGCGCGAGAGTAATTTTTGGGTCAAACAAAAGATTAGCGCGACTGCCACATAAGGCCAGTTCAGCAGTGACACGCCTgtaacctctccatggaaacagatgcCATACaatgaaacattccaagcaaaacaatgaCACCTTCACTGAGACCCTCACTCACGTGACTGCGCCTTTAAACGTGGATCTGCGGGTCACAGAAACAATGACTCGTTTTGAACCgttttaaaacacagagctGTTCACATACACTTTAGATTCAACCCAGATTATACTtataataatgattataattattatattgattataattattataataatttagTCGTATAATTGGTTCTGGATCGGTGTCTGGTTTGTCCCTTTAGGAGACGGACAGACAGATTACTTCACACCATGTAATCTGAACGCGTGGAGCGGAAATCCACTTCCACAGATTAGCGTTAATCCCGCAATTTATTGGACCTAATTGGCGCAGATTTAATTACCGCACGGAACGGAGATTACGCGCGCATTAAATCGCTATTGAATCAGATCAGAGTCGGATCAGAGCGCCCGGAGGTGTGGGGTATAAAAAGTCGGTGTGCGCAGGGAGTGTGGTAGACCTCCAGCTGCCAACTCCTGGCGTCAGACTCCCGAAGCGAACCAAGCCGCGACAATGGCAGAGGATTGGGGCAAACAGGTGTACGCCGCCCGGAGGTACCACGAGGACACGACCCGGGGAGCTGCGTTTACGTACACCAATTCCAACAACACCAGAGGTAAGAGGCATTTACACCAACTACAACAATACCAGAGGTAAAACACAAATCCAATAACACCAAAGGtaaaatatttgtgtaatccctcagtcgtacaggtttgatccatagtgAAAACCAAacgtaaaatctgtcaactggacaaaaagttgtaggagtgaagacatttggttGCTCACCCAAGccgctgcttcagttctggtcagtttgatggtggacactgccttatatctatttgaagggaggagctactgTAAACAGCTTATGTCTGTGTAGTGTAACTTAATAGACTACCTACATACGGAAACAGTATCCAGCAATaatgtgaccagaactgaagaaacctcttggatgagcagccacaAGTCTTCGCTCTAATTGAATATGGTCCTTAGATTTATAAACTTCACCCACACAAACGTGtaacttcaaataaaatatatattactacttaatggtgcactatgtaacttcttcaTTGGCGGtctctcacctgcttgtttccgtggagatgttattgctttttctggAATATGTCACAGCAGCATTCAACAGAtcacatcttgcatttattcagttagtctacttattttttgttaaaaaaaaaaaaaaaaaccaactctccacagatatgacctgtaaatTAGACTAGTGGATTGAcacctgcttggctccatgCAGATGGGTTTAATGCCTCATTGTGGGACATAGACAAAGCAAATACCaaatatctttacttttataaaATAATTTTTCTGAAAAATTTTCCAACTCTGatgattttaaatttaatattttCTATTAGTGAAGCCACAGTGACACACCACACAAAAACACCAGAACACCAAACTGCTCAGGTCGGTTTGGGGTTTTAATGCCGAGGCCCACAGAAGACGACAGAGGTCCACAGAAGTCTACAAAAGCCCGCAGAGGTCCGCAGAGCCCCACAGAGGTTCACATAGGTCCGCAGAAGCCTGCAGTGATCCACAGAAGCTCGCAGAGGCCCACAGAGATCCACAGAGTTCCACAGAATTCCACAGAGGTCCACAGAGGCCCACAGAAATCCCCAGAGGTCCACAGAAGCCCACAGAGGCCCACAGAGTTCCACAGAGTTCCACAGAAGTCCACAGAGTTTCACAAAGGTCCACAGAAGTCCACAGAGGTCCACAAAAGCCCACCGAGGCCTGCAGAGGTTCACAGAGGCCCACAGAGGTCCACAGAAGTCCACAGAGATCCACAAAGGTCCACAgccttattttcaagatgccattttggaTCGCCACTTTCAGATCCCCGGtactcataggattcggcagtgtctaGCAgttattttgatacaaatgaaaaaaatgtgctgcttggtaatgtgatgtgcagttgtcCATAGGGGGTCCCAACAGCATGccgcactttgttgtgatgagttTTATCTCCCACTGgccaccacagttttctaatgcggaagtcagtggaactgtttcttttattagattgttttagatgaatattgtgatttaaaatgtggaaattataacataataattcacaagtgtcatagactagaactatagagacacatataggacaatagggctgatttaagCTTCTTACCTCCCCAGATCCTTTTGAGGGCCCAAACTACCACATTGCCCCACGCTGGGTCTACAACCTGTCCACAGCCTGGATGCTCTTCGTGGTGGTGGCTTCTGTCTTCACTaatggcttagttctggttgcTACGGCGAAGTTCAAAAAGCTACGTCACCCTTTGAACTGGATCTTGGTGAATCTGGCCATAGCAGATCTGGGAGAAACCGTTTTCGCCTCCACCATCTCCGTTTGTAACCAGTTTTTCGGTTACTTCATCCTCGGACACCCCATGTGTATCTTTGAAGGCTacactgtctctgtctgtggtAAGTATAAACTTAAGCTACAAAGATTACAAAAACACGCTTTAGATAATGTACTTTTCTAGTcacatgtggccttatatctgtgtaatccttctgTAGGTTCAGACCGGTCTCAGATTAAAATGTGCTGATCATGTGAATTTCTGTGAACATGTGTACGTCCTGTCAGAGTACACAGATACTGCAGTACTTTCTGTCAGAGTACACAGATAGTACAGTACTTCCTGTCAGAGTACACATTTATGGCAGTACCTTCTGTCTCCTGCAGGTATCACAGCGCTGTGGTCTCTGGCCATCATCTCGTGGGAGCGCTGGGTGGTTGTGTGCAAACCTTTTGGAAACGTCAAGTTTGATGCTAAATGGGCCTCGGGCGGAATCATCTTCTCCTGGGCCTGGGCCTCGTTCTGGTGTGCCCCGCCCATTTTCGGATGGAGCaggtactattactactaccaatattactactactaatactactattagaACTAGTACTAATACTAAAACCTGCTGtgtctaccactactacaactgctactactattactacaactatctTTAACTCATCACATATATGTCTATGAACATACAGATAAAACTttaatactacaactattactactccaactgcaaatactactactactgctgctactgttacATGTGTTTCTTTTGTGCCTAATAGTCATGTAACACTCTGGGCTCAAACAAACCCTTGACCTTATAGGTGCACTATGCCACCTTTTGCATCaatattccgcagtatggccttaaacttCCATATTATTCAGCTACAGTTGTTGTAAAATGGAGGAATTCTTActgtaatattataataaataatctCCATGGCAGCAAGCGTGTGGCCAACCTGTCACCAAGATAATTACATACATGAGTGCACCTGTAATCTGGAAAGGTCAGGTTACATGCATCCTCCACAGAAACagtaagaacatgcaaactccacacagacacagagagaacatgcaaactccacacacagacacagtaagaacatgcaaactccacacagacacagagagaacatgcaaactccacacacagacgcagtaagaacatgcaaactccacacagacatagagagaacatgcaaactccacgcaTAGACACagtaagaacatgcaaactccacacagacacagagagaacatgcaaactccacacatagacacagtaagaacatgcaaactccacacagacacagagagaacatgcaaactacacacacacacgcacgcagacacacacacacagggtgaacatgcaaactccacagagacagaacatgcaaactccacacacacaaacacacacacacaggatgaacatgcaaagtccacacagacatagaaagaacatgcaaactccacacagacataaCATGCAAAgtccacgcacacacacacacaaccacagcgGGAGAACATTGGTCTGAGGCAAGAAGGTTCTGGCCTAAATGTTCCAGCCTGGATCTTGGCTCAGTTTAAATCCTGGCCCCCGGTCTAAGTCCTGGTCTTTGGTCTTACTCTAGGTCCCTGGTCtaagtcctggtctctggtctaagtCCTGGTCCTTGGTCTTACTCTTGGTTCCTGGTCTAAgtcctggtccctggtctgagTCCTGGCCCCTGGTCTAAGTCCTGGCTCCTGGTCTAAGTCCTGGCCACTGGTCTAGGTCCTGGTCCCTGGTCTATGTCCTGGCCCCTGGTCTGATTTCTGGTCCTTAGACTAGGGACCAGGATTTAGACCAAGGACTGGGACTTAGACCAAGTCCTGGCCCCTGGTCTAAGTTCTGGCCCCTGGTCTCCTCAGGTACTGGCCCCATGGTCTGAAAACGTCGTGTGGTCCAGATGTTTTCAGTGGCAGCGAGGACCCAGGCGTGTGGTCGTATATGATCACTCTGATGGTCACCTGCTGCTTCCTTCCTCTGTCCATCATCATCCTCTGCTACATCGCAGTGTGGTGGGCTATTCACTCGGTAAGAACCACTGGACTTTCACCACATGCTGGACATATCACTGGACGTAGCTCACCTggtagcatagactgtatatgtatagccgcgttccaaacagaaagtgatcatgggcacacttccggctccattgactctggctccaattcactttatattgaaaacctATGTCCCctatctctgtaactgctactgtcagacccgtcattttggtcttaaatgtttgtattaacccgctgtacatgatcctggggtttttatttcactatagtgtccgtaactcaaggcATGAACATTGATAGAGAACCCACTGTTTGAAATGTAGCTAGTCCAAACATTCtactcaattcaattcatctttatttcggactcatggtccatttaaaaaaaaaaaaaaacaacaacagacagacagtaacaatacaaacaataaacatctatgttttaaaaagacaaccatACCAATGTCTCCACATTCTGGATTGGTAGCAAATTGCACTGCATCTTATGCTTGTGAGTCATTTTCTGACCTATACAGTGTGCAGAAAaacctgtacattaaagttctcagtACAGCTTGCAACGTATTCACTCGTGCAGTGACAAACATTTCAGTCACACTGGTCCATCGTGGCCTCCCCAAGAGCACCCGCAGCGCATCATTATAAGCCACCTGCATCCTTTGTAGACTGGCTTTTTTGTactgagtccagaggtgggcagtaTATAGTGGTGTGCAATATGATTTAAGCTGAGCAGTTGAGCATTTGTTTgcctgttgctatggtgatatCAGGGtaatggagcagaggagtgatatagaatgtgatttaattGTTGCCGAAAGTACTTGTGtagactactactaccattactacttctactgcttcCACTCCACTCCTGTAGGTGGCTATGCAGCAGAAGGAGTCAGAGTCGACCCAGAAGGCGGAGAAGGAGGTGTCTCGTATGGTGGTGGTGATGATCCTGGCATTCTGTCTGTGCTGGGGGCCATACACAGTCTTCGCCTGCTTTGCCGCAGCCAACCCGGGTTACTCCTTCCACCCGCTCGCTGCCGCTGTGCCCGCGTACTTCGCTAAGAGTGCTACTATATACAACCCTGTCATTTACGTCTTTATGAACAGACAGGTacaactactgttactgctacaactactgatactactactactgatactaataaggcaagacaaatttatttgtccagcacaatttgtacacaaggtaattcaaagtgctttataaaataaaaagacattaaagtcacaatacaacaaatcgaaacataaataattacaaataatgatcataaaattaacattaaaggagaataaaaacagaataagGTCAGTCCCATCTGAGCTTGTGTGTCCCTAGCCTGAACCTGCAGAGACACAttgtcagtatatggacaggcctggACAGGCCAGAGAAACCCAAATGAGAGTCATGTGAGACTtattttgctttctgattggataatcgtcttgaaccaaaacaccagattATAACAAACGGTTTATCCATCacgtccaatgtttttgtaactaagaaaaTCAGTGTTATAATAGTTATCAGTAAAAGATATATTTGACATGTCTACCTCATATCGAAGGACGTAGATGAGTATCTgcaaccactacaactactactactactgcgactactactattacagttTATGCagattttattaatttctcATGCTTAAATACAAACCCTATAACCTGTATATATATCCTGTATAtaacctctctgtgtctctgttgttgtatataacttgtctgtgtctctgttgttGTATATAACCTGTCTCTGTTGTTGTATATAACCTGTCTGTGTCTCCTGTGTTGTATAtaacctgtctgtgtctctgttgttgtatataacctgtctgtgtctctgtgtctttgttgtTGTATATAACCTGTCTGTGTCTCCATTGTTGTATATAACCTGTCTGTGTCTCCGCTGTTGTATATAACCTGTCTGTGTCTCCAGTGTTGTATATAACCTATCTGTGCCTCTGTCTTTGTTGTTGTATATAACCTGTCTGTGTCTCCGTTGTTGTATAtaacctgtctgtgtctctgtgtctttgttgtTGTATATAACCTGTATGTGTCTCCATTGTTGTATATAACCTGTCTGTGTCTCCGCTGTTGTATATAACCTGTCTGTGTCTCCAGTGTTGTATAtaacctgtctgtgtctctgttgcAGTTCCGTTCTTGCATTATGCAGTTGTTTGGGAAGGAGGTGGAAGACAGTTCAGAAGTGTCCACCTCAAAGACAGAAGTGTCGTCAGTGTCACCGTCTTAACCCACACAACCTTTGACCTGTTGATCTGTTGACCTCATGACCTTATGACCTCTGCTCCGAAACTCCGTCCGTTGTACAGAACACTCACAGCAAAATGAAAACCACAAAAATATTGCACTTTTATcgtcttaaagtgttttttagTAAATAGCTtttggcaaaaacaaaaaaataataaaaaagaaaacattttaaacaggcttCCTTGTCTTTTTCAGCTCTTTtgtacatgtatctctatggtagaatgttcagcagtttccatggtgacacaattcacacattagcaaacactgcctgAAAAGTTTTAAGATCTAAGTCTGAAAACTGAAGCAACAGATTTTAAAAACTCATTTTCAGGATCCTGTGGTCAATTTGAGCGTTCATGTCCTGTGttggagtttgattttacacaaaaaggtgagagtgactaactgaaaaactgttggctaatgctagctagctcgtgaTTGTaacgttatttgagagggacttgttaacagcacaaatcagctcacctgttggagctaagtcagttctttatggttagATTGAGATAAAATGAAGCTCAGACCTAGACCTAACTTGAGTCACGgagcttcagacaaagcagtgcctcCAATTGCCATAACATTCCCTGGAGTGGTGAAGCTCTCAGTTGAAAGTATATTGCGCATGTACAGTGTCCATCCTTCAGTGTGTCTGGGTTGACAAGGCTTTTCCACAGTAGACACAGCTGTCAACAAAATATAGTTTCATTAATATTTCCAAGTGTCCAGACCATAGGTCCACTCACTCCAGGCACTACATGACACTACAGGTTCTatgtcccacacacacacctgcagaaaCTGGTCCATGGCCCCAACGGGCTGCAGCCCAGTGACGTCATCACATGGCGATGTTTGTTTACATATGGAGCAGCAGAGCTAACACTTTAGCGAGAAAATAAGACCAGAGCCATGAAATATGTGTTATACAATGAGTCAGATCTGAGTCCTGctgtgagtttatggattaaacaatGGTGTGGAGCAGCGAGGACTACAGGAGATGCCCAACTCCTCCAATCGGCCCAAAGTTCCATCCAGGCCGTGCTTTGGCCCACCTCCCCCAACCAGCCTAAAGTCCCAAAACACGATACTATGCTTTAGGAGCTGTCCATGCTTGGCCAGGTGGGAGCGCCCCCTAACTAGTACGTAGACTGCAGTACCTGTTAAAATGAGAATCAAGTttag from Periophthalmus magnuspinnatus isolate fPerMag1 chromosome 22, fPerMag1.2.pri, whole genome shotgun sequence includes these protein-coding regions:
- the LOC117390244 gene encoding red-sensitive opsin-like; protein product: MAEDWGKQVYAARRYHEDTTRGAAFTYTNSNNTRDPFEGPNYHIAPRWVYNLSTAWMLFVVVASVFTNGLVLVATAKFKKLRHPLNWILVNLAIADLGETVFASTISVCNQFFGYFILGHPMCIFEGYTVSVCGITALWSLAIISWERWVVVCKPFGNVKFDAKWASGGIIFSWAWASFWCAPPIFGWSRYWPHGLKTSCGPDVFSGSEDPGVWSYMITLMVTCCFLPLSIIILCYIAVWWAIHSVAMQQKESESTQKAEKEVSRMVVVMILAFCLCWGPYTVFACFAAANPGYSFHPLAAAVPAYFAKSATIYNPVIYVFMNRQFRSCIMQLFGKEVEDSSEVSTSKTEVSSVSPS